The genomic segment aaggttctgtgattctccaaggTCTCAGGGCAGTTTGCACACTCCACATCTGAGGAATAAAGGAGTACTTTAGCATGAAGTCAACTCAGGCACTGTTCAGAGCACAGTGAGGCCTGAtgtcctcttctcctcttccatcTATGAGGCACCTGTTGTGGACATGAAGTGACACTTTGGGGCTGTAGCCCATGGCTGTGTAGAGCAGGCTGTTGTTAAGATCTGCCCATGGGGCTTTAGAGCTGCAGGTTTGTTTCCAGCTTTCATGTTGTGTCTTCTGTCAGGGCTCAACATCTGGCTGAGATCCTGACATCCAGAGGCTTTCCTGCTGAGTGCATTTCAGGTAAAGCTATTCCAAACTGTCTGTGTTCAGATTGTGCATAAGTGGTGACCTAAATAAGAAGATTAATATTGACTCTTGGTTTGCATTGCCTCTGGTGAAGTAACCAAGAACAGCATTTGAGTCTTTGTGGGTCTTTAGGGTCTGAGGATTGATGAACTTCTCTGCTTTCACATTTATTTGTGAGTTCTTTTTATGCTTCTAGGCAACATGAATCAGAACCAACGACTTGATGCCATGGCTAAACTGAAGCAGTTCCACTGCAGAGTTCTGATTTCCACAGACTTGGTGAGTCAGTCTTTCACCTgatgctatgaggacaggctgagggagctggggttattcagcctggagaagagaaggcttctgggagaccttagagcagccttccagtacctaaagaaggctgcagagggactgtttgctaagggaggacaggacaaggggcaatggttggaGATTGGAGAAGAGGTTTAGAATGGATgtaaggaacaagttctgcaccatgagtgtAGTGGAATCCTGGacacattgcccagggaggtagttgaggccacatccctggagatactcaaggtcaggcttgatgaggctctgagcaacctgatttggTGGAGCATCCTTGGGGATGGGTCCTGTTGGGGGGGGTAGGcattgacaggatgagggacaagagtttgaaatgagaagagcagatatagattggatgtgaggaccAAGTTCTGTGCTAGGAAGGTGctagaacactgcaacaggttgcccagggaggtagttgaggctccatccctggagatattcagggtgagcagcctggtctagtggaggatgtccctgctgactgcaggagggttggattgACTGACCTTtggctgtctcttccaacccaaaccatcctctgTGTTGTATCGATTTAGAGGCTTATTCACCCACTCAGTTTTCTGtccctttctcttctttgtTCTCCAGACTTCTCGTGGCATTGATGCTGAGAAGGTGAATCTGGTGATCAACCTGGATGTGCCTCTGGACTGGGAAACCTACATGCATCGTattggcagggctgggcgctTTGGTAAGGGCTGTCCTGGGGAGTTCTGGagcttgcctcctcctccctggcccTCTTGGGGTAACCACACTTCTGCTGTGTGTCACAGGAACTTTAGGCCTCTCTGTGACCTTCTGCTGccgtggagaggaggaaaacatGATGATGAAGATCGCTCAGAAGTGTAATCTTCAGCTTCTCCCTCTGCCAGgtatgctctgtccagggaatgcagctgcttttgctggtGGTTTTCTGTTCTTCAGACCTGCAGACAAGGCCCCAGGGACCTGATGTGATTTCTGTGCTGGAGTTGGATTTTGGTCCAGCTTCTTACTCCATGCTAGGGACTGCTTCTGTAACTGTTACAGATGTAGGAAGTGACtcaaggcactgagtgccatggtctggttgactggatagggctggggaataggttggactggatgatcttggaggtctcttccaacctggttgattctatgattcatgattcAAGTGAGCTTAGTGCATGGCTGTGGGTATGAGAGGAGCTCTGCATCCAGTTGGTGCTTCAGCACCTAGACAACTCCATAAATTTCCAGTGTAGAGCCTCTCTCAAGCTGTAGGGGAAGAAAGGACTAAGATTTGCTACCTTTGCTTTGccagaagctgctctgctggcagtgtAGCATTTGTCTTCTGGCAATAGTTCCTTTTTCCAGCTGTTGAATTGGGATATGAGAAATAGGGGACAGTGAAAACCTGGAGAAGGTGCAGTGCTGGTTGTCTTCATCAGCTTTTTGCTGTCTTCCATGAAGAAAGTGGTTTGGCTTTGGTGGTCTCTCAGCACTTGAAGGGGTCAGGTTGTAGCTCTAACTAAACTTGCCTGACATCTTTGCTACAGTTATGCAAAGCTTCACTTTGATACTTGAGTTTCAGAGGGGAGGATGCACTGAACCGAGTGcctgctttgtttcccttttgtGCAGAGCCCATCCCTCCTGGACTGATGGATCACCTGGAAGCTGGGGAGGTAGAAGTCAAGCCTGTTACACAAATGTGTGCTTCAGTGACTTCTGACACTGTGTGCCTTCCACCAAAGGAACCAGTACTGCAGAAGAGCTCTTCAGAGGCACCTCAGCCTGATTCTGATCGTGCAGGGGCTAATTGGAAGCCAGAAAAGCCACTGAAACAGAATAAAAAGTGCACAAATcctgcaaagagagaaaaaaggagtgGGAAGCCCCAGACTTCCAGCTGTggcatggagcagaggagtAGAATCAGATCTGGCTCTGGAGCAGATGGACCCCAAAACGCTCAAGCTGCAGATGAGGAGACCTTGAAAAAGAACCTTCCTAGAATCCCATGCTTGTCATCTttcaaaacccaaccaagcagTCCCTGGAGCTTCTCGGGGTTTGTTGAGGACTATGAGTATTTCATCAaagaagggctggagagagaggTTGAAATAGTAAGAAGTTACTCAGGCCCAGGGGAGCAAGGGGAGCTCCCCAGAAATGGTGATTCGGAGTGGCAAGAGAGGGAGTGCAGTACAgaggtggtggtgaatggtgctgtGTCTGCTGACAGTGACAGCTTGGACAGTTCCAGGACATCCTTCAGCAGCGTGGAGAACAGTTTCTGCTCTGAGGCCCTTTCAGACACAGGGGAGAGGAATGCATCTCCCACAGCACAGAGGGCTCAGGCAGGCTTCTATCCTACAGCAGAGAAGCCTCAGGAGCCATCACGAGCCCCAAAGCAAAATCAAGTGAGGAAGAAAGttgagagacaaaatggcaaagcaaagaaaaaccaTTCCCACCACTCCCAGCAAGCCCCCAGGCCTTCCACTAGACAAAGGGAGGACAACTCCTGGGATGATGGTGGCTCCTGTGAGGATTTGAGCTACAAAAGCTACTGGAAGTCTTACTACCAGGCATGGCAAAGCTACTGTGCTGCGGTGGCTCACTACAGGAGGAGTTACAGACAGCTCAGCTGTTTGAATGCCTACCACTTCAACAATGTCTACCTTCAGGAGCTGCTCAAAAGTGGTGATTGATGTGCTGACACTGAGCATGTACCTGGTTGGCACAAGGAAGGGCTGTGGAACCAGAACTGCCAGTCCACAAGTACCCTGCCAGAGAGATGCTGGTTAGGGCTGAAGGCAGATGGCTTTTTCCTAAGCCCACTGTGTCTAAAGCAATGTTTCTCATGCATTCCAGTGGTGATGTTGCAAGTGGTTGTTAATAAAGGCAGTGAAAGGCCACAGGGTGGTCAGTTGCAGTGTTTACAACCCAgagtgaaaagaggaagagtaaAGGCAGGCACTCAGTGTaagaagacagagaggaaaTAGAAACCAACCCCACTTTTATTTCCTTGATTTGTCTATTGTGGGACTTTGGAGTGAAGATGAAGTCACCCAAGGGTCTAGTCTGGAGTTGGAGATCATTCCATAACTCTAAACACCAGCCACTGGCTAGACAGCAGAGTGAATCCTACCTCTCAAGGCCTCTATTGCTAATTGAAATGCAGTTAATTAACATCCCATCAATAACATTTCTATAGCTGGGTGTGTGGTGGCAAGCTGTGCAGTGGAAGGATGCTTTAATTATGAAGAGAATAGGAAGCAATCATCTTTGGCCTGGCCCTCTGGGTGCAGCAATATCAAACCTGCCACACTTACAGGAAAGATTTAATTAGAAGTGGCTGCTGAGACTAATTGGTGGTTCCTGTTTGGCTCACACTGCCTTGCCTGGAGCTGTCCTGAAGCAGGTAAAGATGAGAGTCTTTGCTGGCTTAGGGTATGGGTTCTGGGATGGTGGAGTGGTAGCTTTGAAACTTCAGCCTCTAGCTCTGTCTGGGGTCAGAGAGATGAGTTTCTTCATCAGGGTGTCTTTGCTTTCTCAGCTCACCTGAGCAGGCACAGTCTGCTGgtttcttggttgttttttttcctctcctgagctttctgcctctgctctgagctgcatttccaaGGTGACTTGCATCCTTAGTTTCAAGTGGATGCTTGGTTGCTCCCTTTACAGCAGCTTCCAACTTCATAGTGAGCAGTATCCCATGCTTTGACTTGGCTTCACAAATCCTTTCCTGCCAGATTCCCCTCTGCAAGCATTATGGTGTCCCGGGCAGCACTTCCCACCTTACTGGGGAGTGGCAGCTGTGAACTGAATGAcaaaatgttaggggctggaaggggcctccagaagTTGAGCCCAACCCCTGTGCctaagcagggtcacccagggcaggtcacccaggaacacatcccaggtgggttttgaaggtctccagagatggagactccacaacctctctgggcagcctgctccaggcctccatcaCCCTCGCTGTGCAGAACtgcctccttgtgctgagctggaacttcctgggctgcagcttgtACCCATAGGCAGGGCACCATGGCAGAAGCCTGGCAGCTTTATCTTGCTGTTCACCCCTCAGATGTTGTAGACGTTGATGAGGTCCccacagtcttctcttctgcagctcccagggctcTGTCTTCTCTCAACTGTGCAGGAGAGTTGTGAGGTTGATTTAGGTCACGAGCTCAGGGTTGgtgagcagagatgctgctctggcttgGTGTCCCCACTGCTAGGGCAGTGGTGGCCTCTGGTGGGTGCCAGCTTCTAAGGCAGGAGAGAAatgggctgccagctgtgctgggccAATTTGCTCACTGCAGCAACTTTAATTTGTGCTTCAAGCACTTTGAAAAGTTTCTGGGCctggagagtggtggtgaatggagccacatccagctggcaccagtggtgtgccccagggatcagtgctgggcacagtcctgttcaatgtctttattgatgatctggaccaggggattgagtccagcatcagtaagtttgcagatggcaccaagctaggagcagctgtggagctgctggagggtagcagagccctgcagagggacctggccaggctggatgggtgggcagaggccaaggggatgagactgaacaaggccaagtgcagggttctacactttggccaaaatgaccccaagcagcactacaggctggggccagagtggctgagagcaggcaggcagagagggagctggggatgctgggagagaggagctgcagaggaggcagcagtgcccaggtgggcagcagagccaatggcatcctgggctggctgaggagcagtgtgggcagcaggacaagggaggttcttgtgcccctgtgctcagcactgctcaggccacctctggagtgctgtgtccagttctgggctcctgaattgcagagagatgttgaggtgctggaaggtgtccagagaagggcaacaaggctggggaggggcctggagcacagccctgggaggagaggctgagggagctgggggggtgcagcctgcagcagaggaggctcagggcagagctcattgctgcctgcagctgcctgcagggaggctgtagccaggtggggttgggctctgctgccagatgagcaacaacagaaggggacacagcctcaagttgtgccagggcaggttcagtttggatgttaggaggaagttgttggcagagagagtgattggcactggaatgggctgcccagggaggtggtggagtggccgtggctggaggtgttgcagccaagcctggctggggcacttagtgccatggtctggttggttgggcagggctgggtgctaggttgggctggctgagcttggagctctcttccaacctgcttcattctatgattgtattgtGTGATTCTTTCTGATGTAGTTAGGATGAGCTCAGCTCTATTTTGTGGGAACAAAAGGAGATGCTGTCTGCAACACTGAGGCCTAAATGGGGATCCTGAGAAGAGACTTGAAAGCAAGCCCTGAGCTGTGCTCTCTGGCTCATGAATTCCTCAGCAGGAGGAGTTTTTCTGTAGTTTTTTTGTTCCCTGCCCTACTCTGAGTCCCAGTTTGGGGCTTCACCTGAACTTGAGCTGTGTGGCTTGCAAAGGGGCTGACAATGTGAATTTTGTTTCCAAGGTGTTTTTTGGCTGCAGCTCTTAGTTTTCAAAAGGAGGCTGCTGTAGAAGATGCACTTGGAGAGGTACattagtaggaggtgtccctacccatggcagggggttagatctggatgatctttaaggtcccttccaacccaaaccattctgattaTTGCTCTCCTCTAATATCTGTGCttttgagcagctctgctgtgaggacaggctgagggagctggggttgtgcagcctggagaagagaaggctccagggaggccttaaAGCAGTCTTCCTGTGGCTGAaaagggctacaagaaggctgcaggaggactgTTTGCAACTGTCTGCAGGGACAaaatgagggcagtggtttgagatgagagaagagtttgggttggaaaggatttccaaagctcatccagcccaaccccctccctTGCAATCAGggatctcctccaccaaatcaggttgctcacagccttcccagcctcactttgaagatctccagggatgatgcagcctcaactgcctccctgggcaacctgtttcagtgttccagcaccctcctggtgcagaacttgttcctcacatccaacctaaatctgctcttctccaatttcaaaccattgcctttaTCCATCCTACCCCAGAGCAGCCTCAAGATTCCCTTTAAATGCACCTTGAGTAGCTTAGGCCAACTCCCCAAAATCCTCCAAACCAATAAAGCACCTCCCAGAAGGTTGCATCAGAAGAAATCTCCAGCATCCTGTTGGTATTTGTGGCACATACTCTGTTTAATCCAGATTGGATACATCAGGTACAGCAGTGGCACAAGACTCAATACTGTAAATGATAGTACAAGTTTCAACATATGCACTACAATTCCAAAAGAAGACAACAGGAAAACTTGGTTCTTCTAGAAAGTTGTTCTCAACTGAAGCTACCTGCAGTTGTATCCAGTACATGTTGTATCTGTCCTCTGATGTTGGTAAGCAAAGCCCATTGAGAGTATGAAAATAGAAAAGAATCAGGTCGAGAGCCTCTCTTAACATAGAACCTCTGCAGAAAACACCTCACTGCCCTCTCGAAACCAGACCATCACACGCCTGCTGGAAGAGATTCCTTGGGCTGAGGAGCCTGTGGGAGCTCCCAgttggcactgggatgggagTTGGGTGATCACCTTCTTGCCCCACAGCTGTGTGAGGCCTGGGAGTGGTGCTAGTTGGAACCGGAGTGCAAGGGGACGAGCAGACGGACGCACACACTGAGAGCAGGACTCAGGCAGGGCTTTGCACCAGCTCTCTGCCACCTGGGCTTTTGGCTGCTTCCACCTCGAGTcttcctggcacaggctgtgcatTCTGAGCATGAGCAGCAGAACTTTTGCTGGAGTGCTTTCTCCAGAGTTCCCTCTGGTGCCCTAGCAGGGGTGGTCAGGAATTGAGCTTCGTTTTGGGAAAGAGGAGGTATTAAATTCTCCAGGGCTTGTGTAGTGGGCAAAGAGAGGTGAAATGACTTCTTTGAGGTCATTCAGGGATTCAGCCAGACAACCAGGGGTACAACACAGCTTCCTGATGCTCAGTTTCCTAGCTCTAACCAGCctgcacactgcctgctgcttgccttTGAAGGTCTGGAAAGTTAAATCCACTGTAATGAGTGTTTGTGGCATCATTAAGCCTACAACCTTGAGCTCTGAAGTCACCTGCTTAGGGCAGTTGCCTGAAGTGTTGGAATAAAAACCAAAAGTggtttaaaaaacaaatcaaatcaGTTTAGATGCATTTGAGTGGTGAATTTATGTGGCAGAGGTCTG from the Pogoniulus pusillus isolate bPogPus1 chromosome 39, bPogPus1.pri, whole genome shotgun sequence genome contains:
- the DDX20 gene encoding probable ATP-dependent RNA helicase DDX20, translated to MEAASGSPPPSECRYRTRDVLIPGGPADFGSLLLSEPVLAGLEAAGFHRPSPVQLKAIPLGRCGLDLIVQAKSGTGKTCVFAAIALDAVLLESGATQILILAPTREIAVQIHAVITTIGIKMEGLECHVFIGGTPLNQDKARLKKCHIAVGSPGRIKQLIELDYLNTSSIRLFILDEADKLLEEGSFQEQINWIYSSLPVNKQMLAVSATYPESLANALTRYMREPTFVRLNPTDPSLLGLKQYYKIVNSHPLPHKTFEEKTQHLQELFSKIPFNQALVFSNLHSRAQHLAEILTSRGFPAECISGNMNQNQRLDAMAKLKQFHCRVLISTDLTSRGIDAEKVNLVINLDVPLDWETYMHRIGRAGRFGTLGLSVTFCCRGEEENMMMKIAQKCNLQLLPLPEPIPPGLMDHLEAGEVEVKPVTQMCASVTSDTVCLPPKEPVLQKSSSEAPQPDSDRAGANWKPEKPLKQNKKCTNPAKREKRSGKPQTSSCGMEQRSRIRSGSGADGPQNAQAADEETLKKNLPRIPCLSSFKTQPSSPWSFSGFVEDYEYFIKEGLEREVEIVRSYSGPGEQGELPRNGDSEWQERECSTEVVVNGAVSADSDSLDSSRTSFSSVENSFCSEALSDTGERNASPTAQRAQAGFYPTAEKPQEPSRAPKQNQVRKKVERQNGKAKKNHSHHSQQAPRPSTRQREDNSWDDGGSCEDLSYKSYWKSYYQAWQSYCAAVAHYRRSYRQLSCLNAYHFNNVYLQELLKSGD